A window of Mangifera indica cultivar Alphonso chromosome 13, CATAS_Mindica_2.1, whole genome shotgun sequence contains these coding sequences:
- the LOC123194702 gene encoding two-on-two hemoglobin-3, translated as MQSLQEKAAQWSGVDTADAFAIDDTNLFQKLGLQTFVNLSTNFYNRVYDDDEEWFRSIFAGSKKEEAIQNQYEFFVQRMGGPPMYSQRKGHPALIARHRPFPVTHQAAERWLHHMQNALDSNPDIDADSKIKMMNFFRHTAFFLVAGDELKNQNHQPRCKHDASKPGAS; from the exons atgcaatcTCTGCAAGAGAAAGCCGCGCAATGGAGCGGAGTTGATACGGCCGACGCTTTCGCTATTGACGATACCAATTTATTTCAGAAACTAGGCCTCCAGACCTTCGTTAATCTCTCTACCAATTTCTACAACAG GGTTTATGACGATGATGAAGAATGGTTTAGATCGATTTTCGCCGGCTCGAAaaaggaagaagcaattcaaaatcaatacgAATTTTTTGTGCAGAGAATGGGAGGGCCTCCCATGTATTCTCAGAGAAAAG GCCATCCTGCACTCATTGCACGCCACCGGCCATTCCCTGTTACGCATCAAGCTGCTGAAAGATGGTTACATCACATGCAGAATGCATTAGACTCCAACCCAGATATTGATGCTGACTCAAAAATCAAGATGATGAATTTTTTCAG GCATACTGCATTCTTTCTTGTGGCTGGTGATGAGTTGAAGAATCAAAACCATCAACCTCGGTGCAAGCATGATGCCAGCAAACCAGGtgcatcataa